A part of Rhodamnia argentea isolate NSW1041297 chromosome 8, ASM2092103v1, whole genome shotgun sequence genomic DNA contains:
- the LOC115735313 gene encoding uncharacterized protein LOC115735313 → MKFNMSTAARRQKWQHYPTPPTPRILQLPGRPRRRPPRAARPVAGESRSRDRSGKLEALFDQERKFLRCGASVPIVLLEHRDEKRDRIEDRGGSECEEEEGGGGGRGRGEAAVEEEKWRFQAEVLRAECNLLRMEREIAVKKLDRTRINFERSLKCAIQTLINGKKKVWEGERPRAVFDGEIEHLVGKLKELRKSLKVGDFRARNCSNFEEQATVLQRRLKKLGGTSSSLSKDKHSNEIRKIAEASLSIGFDSGEGENEIPHRDQDHDHKVDILTRKMEELSKDMLLERMEEEHGSILSAASRSAASSASISKRIKWPSSAAALICQPNREMVSRTDSACSGHCKSIVRRIIEQVRVETEQWSQMQEMLAQVRIEMEELQASRDFWEDRALKSDAHMQSLCSAVQEWRQRALSSEAEANELRARASAPQEEVQRSRKEQDKARQLPQGETEKRVLICRLKENRRDRRGECKQDEASGDRRRKVHASASRLAAAAGPKRSPFRDIGNSSPM, encoded by the exons ATGAAGTTCAACATGTCAACCGCGGCTAGGAGACAGAAATGGCAGCATTACCCAACACCCCCGACGCCGAGGATCCTCCAGCTTCCGGGCAGGCCTCGCCGGAGGCCGCCGAGGGCGGCGAGGCCTGTGGCAGGAGAGTCAAGGAGCAGGGACCGGTCGGGGAAGCTGGAGGCCCTGTTCGACCAGGAGCGCAAGTTTCTGAGATGCGGCGCGAGCGTGCCCATAGTGCTGCTGGAGCACCGCGATGAGAAGAGAGATAGGATCGAGGACAGAGGAGGGAGCGAGtgcgaggaggaggaaggtggCGGAGGTGGCCGCGGCCGCGGCgaggcggcggtggaggaggagaagtGGAGGTTTCAGGCGGAGGTCTTGAGGGCGGAGTGTAACTTGTtgaggatggagagagagatcgCCGTGAAGAAACTGGATAGGACCAGGATCAATTTCGAGAGGTCTCTCAAATGTGCTATTCAGACTTTGATCAAC GGGAAGAAAAAAGTCTGGGAAGGAGAGAGGCCGAGGGCAGTTTTTGACGGGGAGATAGAGCATTTGGTTGGGAAGCTCAAAGAGCTGAGAAAGAGCCTCAAGGTCGGAGATTTCCGGGCTCGGAACTGCAGCAATTTCGAAGAGCAAGCGACCGTTCTGCAGAGAAGGTTAAAGAAGCTCGGCGGCACGTCGTCGTCGTTGTCCAAAGACAAGCACTCGAACGAGATTAGGAAGATCGCAGAAGCAAGCCTGTCCATTGGTTTCGACTCGGGAGAAGGCGAGAACGAAATTCCCCATCGCGATCAGGATCACGATCACAAA GTCGATATCTTGACGAGGAAGATGGAAGAATTGTCGAAGGACATGCTCTTGGAGAGGATGGAGGAGGAGCACGGTTCGATACTTTCTGCGGCCAGCAGATCGGCAGCCAGTTCTGCTTCCATTTCTAAGCGAATCAAATGGCCTTCTTCGGCGGCCGCCTTGATCTGTCAACCCAACCGG GAGATGGTGTCCCGCACCGACAGCGCTTGCTCGGGGCATTGCAAGTCCATAGTTCGGAGGATCATAGAGCAGGTTCGAGTGGAGACGGAGCAATGGTCTCAGATGCAGGAGATGCTTGCACAGGTAAGAATCGAAATGGAAGAGTTGCAGGCCTCGCGGGACTTCTGGGAAGACCGAGCTCTCAAGTCGGACGCTCATATGCAGTCGCTATGCTCAGCG GTGCAAGAATGGAGACAGAGAGCACTCTCTTCTGAGGCGGAGGCAAACGAGCTGCGAGCGCGAGCATCCGCGCCTCAGGAAGAGGTCCAGAGGTCGAGGAAAGAGCAAGACAAGGCGAGGCAATTACCGCAGGGCGAGACGGAGAAGCGGGTCCTGATCTGTCGCTTGAAGGAAAACCGCCGCGATCGCCGCGGCGAGTGCAAGCAGGACGAGGCTTCGGGCGATAGGAGAAGGAAAGTGCACGCGAGCGCCAGCAGGCTCGCAGCAGCGGCGGGTCCAAAGCGGTCCCCGTTTCGAGACATCGGCAACTCATCGCCGATGTAA
- the LOC115735521 gene encoding phospholipase A1-Igamma3, chloroplastic yields MASLVFSFHNPKCTHSSIDETLPLKRTRHRGNLGFKTRRMPLKNQPFSPGRTSAENSRTLSRRSSSPSSTAISIHELDETQENLDAHHEDDRPLSQVWREVQGCGDWEGLLDPMNSHVRREIIRYGEFAQACYDSFDFDPNSKYCGTCKYRGSEFFDKLDMSQFGYQISRYLYATSNINLPNFFQHSRLSKVWSTYANWMGYIAVSTDEEEIRRLGRRDIVIAWRGTVTYLEWIYDLKDILHPAHFKDDPAIKIEAGFYDLYTKKEKSCHFCSFSAREQILAEVKRLLDYYRDEEISITITGHSLGAALAIISAYDIAEMGVNVVDDGGEMKKVPITVYSFAGPRVGNLKFKERCDELGVKVLRVTNVHDMVPTVPGIFANEKMQFQKYLEENLSFPWSYAHVGVELALDHAHSPFLKPTNDPSCSHNLEAHLHLVDGYHGKERRFRLVTKRDIALVNKCCDFLKGEYGVPPCWRQDENKGMVRTGDGRWVVPERPVDAHPPDTARHLAQVLGVANLPLEAA; encoded by the coding sequence ATGGCTTCTCTGGTGTTTTCCTTCCACAACCCTAAGTGCACTCACTCCTCCATAGATGAAACCCTGCCGCTCAAACGCACTCGTCACCGCGGCAACCTCGGCTTCAAAACCCGCCGTATGCCTCTAAAGAACCAACCCTTTTCGCCGGGAAGGACTTCAGCGGAAAACTCGAGAACGCTCTCCAGACgctcctcttctccttcttcgaccgCCATAAGCATACACGAGCTCGACGAGACCCAAGAGAACCTGGACGCTCACCACGAGGACGACCGGCCACTGAGCCAAGTTTGGCGAGAAGTGCAGGGTTGTGGCGACTGGGAAGGGCTTCTGGACCCCATGAACTCCCACGTGCGGCGGGAGATCATCCGGTACGGCGAGTTCGCGCAGGCGTGCTACGACTCCTTCGACTTCGACCCCAACTCCAAGTACTGCGGGACGTGCAAGTATCGAGGGTCTGAGTTCTTCGACAAGCTCGACATGAGCCAGTTCGGCTATCAGATTAGCCGCTACTTGTACGCCACCTCCAACATCAACCTCCCCAACTTCTTCCAGCACTCCAGGCTGAGCAAGGTGTGGAGCACGTACGCCAACTGGATGGGGTACATCGCCGTCTCCACTGACGAGGAGGAGATCCGGCGTCTTGGGAGGCGCGACATCGTCATCGCGTGGCGGGGCACGGTGACCTATCTCGAGTGGATCTACGACCTCAAGGACATCCTCCACCCGGCCCACTTCAAAGACGACCCGGCAATCAAGATCGAGGCCGGGTTCTATGACTTGTAcaccaagaaagagaagagcTGTCATTTCTGCTCCTTCTCCGCTCGCGAACAGATCCTAGCGGAAGTCAAGAGGCTCCTAGATTACTACCGAGACGAGGAGATCAGCATCACCATCACCGGCCATAGCCTCGGGGCCGCCCTGGCCATAATAAGCGCCTATGACATCGCCGAGATGGGGGTCAATGTGGTCGATGACGGCGGCGAGATGAAGAAAGTGCCGATCACGGTGTATTCCTTCGCCGGGCCTCGGGTCGGGAATCTCAAGTTCAAAGAGCGGTGCGACGAGCTTGGGGTCAAGGTCCTTAGGGTTACGAACGTGCACGACATGGTGCCGACTGTGCCCGGGATATTTGCGAACGAGAAGATGCAATTCCAGAAGTACTTGGAGGAGAACCTATCTTTCCCATGGAGTTACGCGCACGTCGGGGTCGAGCTCGCGTTGGATCACGCGCACTCGCCGTTCTTGAAGCCGACCAACGACCCCAGTTGCTCGCACAACCTCGAGGCTCACCTCCACTTGGTGGACGGCTATCACGGCAAGGAGCGTCGGTTCAGGCTGGTCACCAAGAGGGACATCGCCCTAGTGAACAAGTGCTGCGACTTCCTGAAGGGCGAATACGGGGTCCCCCCGTGCTGGCGGCAGGACGAGAACAAAGGGATGGTGCGGACCGGCGACGGCCGGTGGGTGGTGCCGGAGCGGCCGGTGGACGCCCACCCTCCCGACACCGCGCGCCACCTCGCGCAGGTGCTGGGGGTCGCGAACCTGCCGTTGGAAGCCGCGTGA
- the LOC115735524 gene encoding uncharacterized protein LOC115735524 — translation MAAKIIGAVLGSFAIAYTFDTIISDNKIFGGTTPGTVSNKEWWQETDKKFQAWPRTAGPPVVMNPISRQNFIVKPSES, via the exons ATGGCAGCCAAGATCATAGGCGCTGTGCTTGGATCTTTTGCAATTGCTTATACATTCGATACCATCATTTCTGACAACAAAATTTTTGGAG GTACCACCCCAGGaactgtttcaaataaagaatgGTGGCAGGAAACCGACAAGAAGTTCCAAGCATGGCCTCGCACCGCAGGGCCTCCAGTCGTGATGAACCCCATTAGCCGCCAAAATTTTATCGTGAAGCCCTCCGAATCTTGA